A portion of the Phormidium ambiguum IAM M-71 genome contains these proteins:
- a CDS encoding glycosyltransferase family 9 protein yields MSWKRILFDRVIGLASWMTTKPISELQEPKSIFVLRNNDIGDLLIITPLFEALRKRFPHAHIVAGVGQWNVEILKLNPYISEILPINAPWHNKFIPNQSLWNALKYIAVSSESQELTNRRFDVGIDVLGSYFGSLLMMRAGIPYRLGVCGYAGGHTAVQKYVKFNEYEQVGRSAVRFAELLGVNELPECKPQIFLSQSEVIEGERRWTPKVEGARRIVISPGGGFAQKCWPLENYIELVKMLIAIDSVEIIIVGGEQDREAGKQLAAISPSIQNLAGELKLRETFALVAAADFVVCNSSMLMHAAAAFSIPTVVLLGEYFVSAKQHAIQWGYEGISHVFGKESDRKEIYQPNEVKRNICKLLQL; encoded by the coding sequence ATGTCGTGGAAAAGAATTCTATTCGATCGAGTTATAGGTTTAGCCAGTTGGATGACGACTAAACCTATCTCTGAGTTGCAAGAGCCAAAATCAATTTTTGTTTTACGGAATAATGATATTGGTGATTTGTTGATAATAACACCACTTTTTGAAGCATTAAGAAAGCGATTTCCTCATGCTCATATTGTAGCTGGAGTAGGCCAGTGGAATGTTGAAATTCTTAAGCTTAATCCTTATATTTCAGAAATTCTACCGATTAATGCACCTTGGCATAATAAGTTTATCCCCAATCAAAGCTTATGGAATGCGCTCAAATATATTGCTGTTTCATCTGAGAGTCAAGAATTGACCAACCGCCGTTTTGATGTGGGTATTGATGTTTTAGGAAGCTATTTTGGCTCGCTGTTGATGATGCGGGCGGGTATACCTTATCGTTTGGGAGTCTGCGGATATGCTGGTGGGCATACAGCAGTGCAAAAGTACGTTAAATTTAATGAATATGAACAGGTTGGTCGCTCGGCAGTACGTTTTGCCGAGCTTTTAGGGGTAAATGAATTGCCAGAATGCAAGCCGCAAATATTTTTAAGTCAGAGTGAGGTGATAGAAGGTGAACGTCGATGGACACCCAAAGTTGAGGGCGCAAGACGCATAGTAATTAGCCCTGGAGGAGGTTTTGCCCAAAAATGCTGGCCATTGGAAAATTACATAGAATTGGTGAAAATGCTGATTGCGATCGATAGTGTAGAGATTATCATTGTTGGCGGCGAGCAAGATCGTGAAGCGGGTAAACAGTTAGCAGCAATTTCTCCATCAATACAGAATTTGGCAGGAGAATTGAAACTAAGAGAAACCTTTGCCTTGGTAGCCGCTGCGGATTTTGTAGTGTGCAACTCTAGTATGTTAATGCACGCTGCTGCGGCTTTCTCTATACCCACAGTTGTTTTGCTTGGAGAATATTTTGTTTCAGCAAAACAGCACGCGATACAGTGGGGCTATGAGGGAATATCTCATGTATTTGGTAAGGAAAGCGATCGAAAAGAAATTTATCAGCCGAATGAGGTGAAAAGAAATATTTGTAAATTGTTACAATTATAA
- a CDS encoding glycosyltransferase family 2 protein — translation MSINSPEIRLSVALVTRNRPESLERCLKSWRNQTVSPFEIVVSDDSDDAYAPQIEQLTKQFNCIYTKGPRRGLYANRNHASLTCKGTHILSGDDDHTHPIDYVEKILEVVATDPRRVWIFSEKNPNNPNTTLACPGELHRSGGGSTPKDPSNCAAIADGASVYPRQIFDQGLRYDESYAFGGMWYLWGKFLVKQGWRISFSDATFIWHHGEAENRLSDRNNLRMLLEATTYTQFVNALWIEPSVKNMNWAFFYLLRRLIFQESYIWYQVKCRLGLENVLRAVRRAFLAREKYSVNNLNKISN, via the coding sequence ATGTCGATAAATTCTCCAGAAATTCGCTTAAGTGTAGCGTTAGTAACGCGCAATCGACCAGAGAGTTTAGAACGGTGTTTAAAAAGTTGGCGCAATCAAACAGTATCCCCATTTGAAATAGTAGTTTCTGATGATTCTGATGATGCTTATGCACCACAAATTGAACAATTAACTAAACAATTTAATTGTATTTATACTAAAGGACCGCGCCGAGGATTATACGCAAATCGTAATCATGCTAGCTTGACTTGTAAAGGAACTCATATTTTGTCAGGGGATGACGATCACACTCATCCTATAGATTATGTAGAAAAGATTTTAGAAGTTGTCGCAACTGACCCAAGAAGAGTTTGGATTTTTTCAGAAAAGAATCCTAATAACCCTAATACAACCTTAGCTTGTCCAGGAGAGTTGCATCGAAGTGGAGGAGGTTCTACACCAAAAGATCCATCAAATTGTGCTGCCATTGCTGATGGTGCTTCAGTCTATCCTCGACAAATTTTCGACCAAGGCTTACGCTATGACGAAAGTTACGCTTTCGGGGGTATGTGGTATCTTTGGGGAAAGTTTCTCGTCAAACAAGGATGGAGAATTTCATTTTCAGATGCAACATTTATCTGGCATCATGGTGAAGCTGAAAATAGGTTATCCGATCGCAATAATCTGAGAATGCTATTAGAAGCCACTACATATACTCAATTTGTTAATGCTTTATGGATAGAACCTTCAGTTAAAAATATGAATTGGGCTTTTTTCTATTTGTTACGTCGCCTAATTTTTCAAGAATCATATATTTGGTATCAAGTAAAATGTCGTCTAGGATTAGAGAATGTATTGCGAGCGGTGAGGCGAGCTTTTTTAGCCAGAGAAAAGTACAGCGTAAATAATTTAAACAAAATAAGCAATTAA
- a CDS encoding class I SAM-dependent methyltransferase, translating into MKTKKVEIFQDGVYKAHLGSNKSWWFDPQFEHSFSIFNLDGFYQDDYFEYDHLPKDMVERCVDYIFEYGKKFLNREVSSILELGCGGGWFTEEFMKRGVDIVAVEGSLSGYQKTIARGIPEERVIRHDLRLPIDLGRTFDMVVCTEVAEHIEPPFSSQLISNIVKHSQVIWFSFEDPYATDLAIYVHPNEQPEIFWKNIFEFFGYKIARIPESVKSKIDDRGSHICYSKDLPVSAELNVELIQEQMDEISLSLGKEYIREIDSNARIFIKKLLPPILLEGYTIIKKNLRNK; encoded by the coding sequence ATGAAAACTAAAAAAGTCGAAATTTTTCAGGATGGCGTATACAAGGCACATTTAGGCAGTAATAAAAGTTGGTGGTTCGACCCTCAATTTGAACATTCATTTAGTATTTTTAATTTGGATGGTTTTTATCAAGATGACTATTTTGAGTACGATCATCTTCCAAAAGATATGGTTGAGCGTTGTGTTGACTATATTTTTGAATACGGCAAGAAGTTTCTTAATAGAGAAGTAAGCTCGATTTTGGAACTAGGCTGTGGGGGAGGATGGTTTACGGAAGAGTTTATGAAAAGAGGTGTGGATATTGTTGCAGTTGAAGGTTCATTATCAGGCTATCAAAAGACTATTGCTAGAGGAATACCAGAGGAAAGAGTAATCAGACATGATTTGAGATTACCGATCGATCTGGGTAGAACTTTTGACATGGTTGTTTGTACAGAGGTAGCCGAGCATATCGAGCCTCCATTTAGCAGCCAATTGATCTCTAATATTGTGAAACACAGTCAGGTAATTTGGTTTTCTTTTGAAGATCCCTATGCAACCGATCTTGCTATTTACGTTCACCCTAATGAGCAGCCCGAAATATTTTGGAAAAATATTTTTGAATTCTTTGGATACAAGATTGCGCGGATACCAGAAAGTGTGAAAAGTAAGATTGACGATCGGGGTAGCCATATTTGTTATAGCAAAGATTTGCCAGTTAGTGCAGAACTAAATGTAGAATTAATCCAAGAACAAATGGATGAAATAAGTTTAAGTCTTGGTAAAGAATATATTAGGGAAATAGACAGCAATGCGAGAATTTTCATTAAAAAGCTCTTGCCGCCAATCCTTTTAGAGGGCTATACAATCATAAAAAAAAATTTGCGTAATAAATAG